GaatgctcactggagcattttggatttcagatgcTTAACCGGGGTACtacacaaatattccaaaatctagaATCTGAAACACTTTTGGTCTCCAAGAATTTTGGGTAAGGGATATTCAACTCGTATTCCTTTTTCTTACTTACAATAAAAAGTGCAATAAAGTAAGAGCTTTTTcttacaataaaaaagtaaaaaagtaaaaataaaaagtaaaaaaattataaaaaagagctTTTTCTTACTTACAATAAAAAGTAAGAGCTTTTACTTGGATTCAACTTAATGATAAAACACATACTGTACCATGTCATATTTTTAGGGAATGCCACATAACCTTATAAGCTATTTCCTCTAActgattaaaaagttaaaaatctttTGGGCAAGGTTCATTTTCATTACCCTAAATACATCAGGAAAAGAATGACCCCACCTGAAGCCAGGTGACAGCTGCTTCAAAAAATCTAATCTGCTTGATGAAAAACCAGAaagggaataaatgaatgattcctACTGATTCCCATGATAGCTCTACACACATCGAGTAACTTCTCTGGATTAGTATAGATAGAAGCCAATTAGTTTTATTTCATATGTAAATAGTAGCATAAAGAAgtacaaaaaataattcattgaatTGCTTTATCCTAAAGCACAAGACACACATTTTCAGTCACTTCAAACACAGTTCTTGCTTATggagctctctctttctcttaggcaggaatttttaaaataaatttaaactcaTCCAGCTGTGTATATTCAAGAAATACCAAAAAGTCACAAGGCATAGTAAGTTTCAGCTGTTCTCCTCTCTCCAGTGTTATCAATAACACATAATGAGTTCGTTCATACATCATCACAGCTGTGCATGCCAGTGCTAACTTGGCTAATTTAACTACTCCAGTAAAGTTCAGTCAGGAGCTTGCTCTAGTTTAGCTAATTCACTATGCAAGTCATACAGGGACTATAACAGTATATGTTTTTTATGATCATTAATATACATTTCTCTTTATACAGAGTTTCTGTGAAGTCATCTAATGGTACTCTCCCTTgggcagattttaaaaataaagactttcaagGGCAATTAGCAATCAAAATCACTCAGCAACTATAACTATGACAACACTCTAGCCTTAAGCCTTAAACCAAGTAAAACTCCCTCTTTTATCAATAAGCAttaattccaaaagaaaaaaaaccctgtcctctaaaaaaaaattaatagtggATTCAAGGTTTGCAACTTTCCTCTTCTTCTGCACCCCCACTCTCTTTCAATAAATTCAGAATTAGAAATAATCATTAGTCATATGTGCACTTGCAGGTAGCCTCCAAAATAAGGTTTGCAGTGTGTCCCTTCTTGATGGGTGAAGAAAATTGTTCTGGCactatttaaaatgaatataatatgaAACTAATGGTGATCTTGTCTGTTAAAGAGAGATTTGCACAACCTCCATAAGTTCAATTACCCACAACAATATTCCACACAGTGTGCAAGACTCTTTTAAAACTGCTTAGTTCTGCCATCCCATGTCATTGTCTACTAAGGATGAGTGCCTGCACTGTTCGAGACTGTGTTTTCTTAATTGAAAACACAACACTCAATAATATTTTCTCAACTGCATATTTGGAATTTGGAAATTCTGCAAGGTTCATCTTGTGTGCAAAAAAGAAGCCTTACCATCTATATCTGGGAAGTTCATACACACCAGTATTCAGTTGATGTTGGTAATAGACATTTGTAGATGTACAAAAGAATGGAAGCAAAGTGGGATTACATCATAATTTCATTACAAGGAATCAAATAAGCATGtattattgaaagcctttttaaatgtgtttttagtaTCTAAGCATCTTAACTAAAAAGTTAGAAAGGTCCTGTGAACTTATCTAGCTAGTTTAACTTCCTTTCCAATTTCATTCCTGAGAACAAAATGAACACTACACATCTAATTTAGATTTAGGCATTAAATCCAATACATttgcaaagcaaaataaagaattttatctGTACAGTTTGAAACTATGAACTTTTGTCTCTGCTCGAGACCCAGAATTATGAACTTTGCTTAAGTATCACACAATTAAGATGTTATGGATATAGAAAATAATGATTTACCAAGCCAAATAAACTACTGAAAACGGTGGGATAAACAACTGCCATTCATTATTCCTTACTTCTGAATCCAAAGGCTGCTGGTTCCAACTTGGACATATACACAGCTGAACACACACTTCCTGGTTATGTGCAATCTGCACAGATAGACCAGCTTTACAGGCCTGACCACAGAGATTAATAGCTTTAGCCAAATAATGTGGTAACCATGTGAACCTGGGCTGCTCCAGCTTGTTTGTGAATCTCTCAGCAAGGCTCAACATGCCGTTATCTGCATCTTGTTGCCAGGAAACACAACATCGCTTTGGAATACAAGGAAAACCAGGTTGCAATGACCACAGGTCAACTTCCCAAAAGCCTAACTTTTGACACTTAGCTATCTACTATACTACATTTCTTCCTGTAATCATCAGAGAACTTCACTTTACTAGTAATTTAACAGTTAATACTTTTTGCTATTTTCCCAGGATAGGACCACTTATTACCACTAACAATGTAGTAGGAGCAATGGTAAGTATAATAATTTGCTCATACTTTTCTTCTCCCAAGTGTCAGATAAACATTAGTTTCCTTCACTAAAACTGATTCAGAAATCAAGCACCCATTGCAACTACCTCATAATACACGGTGCATGCTTATGGGCCCATATCTATGTCTATTCTTAAGTAAAATAATCTTACCAAAGGATAAAAAAATACCCATATGCTCCTGACCTAAGAATTCCTGGATTTTCTGGGATCAAAatgattgtcttgccttgttcTCATGGTAACAGAATGTCATGTGTTGGCCAGTAATCCTGCTAGTTTCTTCCTGACCAATTCAAACAGATAGAAACTTAATGTACCAAGATGCTGAAGTACTCAGCAGACTGGAAATTTGCTTCATGAGGGTAAAGTGGGAGCCACTGTTCTGCAGAGTTTTGCAATCTAGACACAGAAGGATTAGAGTGGCTTTGAgagtatataaaattaattaccCTTGACATAGCAATTAGAATTGCTAGCTCATGGGCAACGGAGATTTTGGACAATACcttattaaaaagatttttaagataaaatggaaaaacatttttatttcttccaatgctggcttaaaaaataagtttaaagtaTTTAGCTGTATTATAAGATTTTCACTACTGAAGCAAGGTATAATCTTGAGTGTAATATATTATCAAGATAATACATTTATAGTCAGGCAAACTACACTCTTGATATGACCTGTTTTATCTCATTGGGTCTTCTATGTAATACTCTGGAATTTGGGCATTATACTGTTTCTCTTCTTGTTCCACACTTCCCTTTTGAAACACAAGATGTTCTAGTCTCATAATTAAGTTGCTAAAAAAGACACATGAATTTCTGCATTATATAACTGAAAtagtaaaattattaaaagacAACCATTTACCCATTACTGAATGGGaacaagataaattttaaaaaaaagagagagaccaaGTTTCTGTAATGCCAACAATGCTCTAGCACTAGTCAGAATTCAGGTTGACATGAAGACTACCATAATCAGACAACTTGGAAATGGTTTACTGCCACCATTTGCTGACTCTCTAGATACTTGGGTAGTGTAAACCAATGTATCTGTTGGTTTACAAAGATGACTCTCAAAGAAGATTTTTCTCCTGGATTTCTGGGATGGTATATTCAGTGTATTCCCCCTCCCAATATGGGTCATGCATCTCAGTACTACACCAGGCCACTCATTATCTATGAAGCTGTTAGGTTGCCCTCATAGCCTTCCTAGTCAGGGAGCATGGACAGAAGTGCTCTTATCTCCCTTTTAATTTTAATCCTTACTCTTGGTCATACACAAATAGCGATTAACACCATACACTTTAACTCCTTCTATGCAATAGGAGAAATAACTTAGAGACACAAAGAACTGAGCTATGTATATAACACATCTTGCACACCAAAACCCAAGGATTATTGTTTGAGTAATAAACATACCTATTAACATAAATTCGTCCCTTCACTGATTGTTAAAGGACTCTTCCAGGTTTTAAAAACCCTAAATTgtggaaaaatttattttatctataataGAAACAATGGTAAAATCTTCAAGGAAACTAATAAAAGATCCAGAAGTATGGGAGGAACTTCTGAATCATTCACAGAAAAGATGTTTATACCATTCAAAATGAAGAGGGCCACAGACACCTCTCAACaatactatttttctttaaaaaataagagctaCTCAATATGCAGAGctttaaaattagataaattagGTGTTCATTATTTATGTTATAGTAAGATTACTATAGTAAGATTTTCTTTCAAAAGCCGGCTTTCCCTGTATGATTAAAGCAGTATTTTATTCACAATATTCAATGTATATGCAATTTCTCAGTCACACACACATTGAACTGATTGGCATATGAACTGTTCAAATCATAAAACCTTCATTGTCTGGTTGAGTTAATAGCCTGCATTCACCCACCATGAAAAATCAGGATAGCATAGTCAAAAGAATAatagtggaaaaaaagaaaacctgttacTACTGAAAGAAACCACCCTTCTAAGCTTGTAGCTTCTTTACCTTCTCTATAGCATTTAACAACAGTTCTACAAGTTGTTATAAATACATACCCATACTTCATTCTCATTCTATCATTTTCTGGGTTACAGTAAAATCTTTCCAAGTGCTCCTGAGAATCATTGAATACACTCTGCCACTTTTGAGTAGTTGTCCTTTTGATCTGCCAATGATATGGCAAGACGGTGTGGTGCTTTAAACAATCCCTGCCATAAATACAAGTGCCTTGCAGAAAGTCCATGCAAATTTCAATTCCATTCTCTTGGTGAGTGTGGTACTGCAACTGGTTCACCAGCTCAAACACGAGGTCAAGGGAAGCCTCTTCACTTTTGTCCTGGAAGAGCTCGGTATTCAGCTTATCACTGGTGTCCAAAATATACTGGATTGTAAAACTGTTATCTTGGAAAACCCCTGGAACATAATCTATTACTTTGTCTAAGCAGTCAGGACTAGTAGGAACATCACTTGAAACTGGGTGCAAGAGATCAGTCTGAAAGTGCCCTGGTGTAGAATCTGCCACTGTCCCACTGATGGTTTCTGGTGGAAAGCTGTGATCTTGGATTGGAACCACTTGTTCTGGAGCATCCGTGGAAGGATGGGCTTCTGGTATCTGGTCCCCAACATTTGTCCTATCAGGAATCAGAACAGACATACTGTTTTCTGCTGGTGGGCATGATGAATTGATTTCCATGGCTTTTTTCATCATAGGTTCATGTAAGCTGTTCTCATCTGTACTCTGGTTCCTAGATCTAAAAACCCCATCAAGTGAGCCAGATTCTAGAAGAGTGTTTAATATTGGCCTCAAAGACCTCAGGGTTCCAGTTCCCAATCTTTTCTGATCCTTTTTCTTAAAACAAGTCTTCAATGGAGTGATCTTCTCAGAGAGTCTCATTTGGCATGAAAAGTCAtcaggaggagagggaggctgcaCTACACAGTCTGGCTCAGGTTCGGTGGTTTCCATTTCCATGATGTGGATTAGCTCCAACTGCTCCTCAGAGTCTAAAACTCCtatgaggaaaggaaggaagatgatCATTTACAAACTGACAGTAACtggatttcattcattcattaaaatgttttgtttttgtcctgaCTACCTGAAACCATTCCACTTATactatatttagtttttataggtcaattttaaattttattgagaaATTAAGGCTCCAAAGCACCCAAGAATACCCAAAGAATACCTGCTATTCAAAAGCACAAAGCAAGTAAAAGTAGAAGTCTTTCAATAGGCCATTGGCATGCATTTGTGGACTTAATACACAAGAGTTTGCAATTCTGCTGGGGTATGAATTTTTATTGTAAGGCTAGAGAGGGGTGGGAAATGGGAGGTAGAAATAACTGTCTAGATCATGAAAGCAGGGAAACCACATCTCCACTCAGCTTTGCAGTACTCTTCACAGTTGTTTATGTATCACCTATCTCATGAGTTGacaaaaagtttctttaaaagttcATCAAATGAAAGATAAACTTCAAACTGAAATAGTGAGTGAATTTAAGTGTGTAAGGATATACACAAGAAACAGGGGCTCTCAATTGAAATGTTATATGGGAGAAAGCCAGGAGTCTGTTAAGCATTTCTATATTCAGAAAATTCTATAATATACTACCCAAAAATGTTAAGAGTCTACTTTTGCAACCCCTAAAAGCATTACCACTACTGATGGAATACTAGGGTGTGTTTAGTAAGAGAAGCCACATCAGCAACAAACACTGCACACTGTGTCAGAAAACAAGCACAACTTGGTAGCACAAAAAGAGCTTCCTAGTTCTTGTCTTCAGAAAAGTTACATATAGAcagttttaaaaaggcaaatgatggcatgttattgaaaaataaaacaatataaacacACGCCAAATATCAGATTCCTAATCAACTAATGAAAGAGACGAAAAAGTCCTATCTTCCAAGAATCACAGCCCTTGAAAAAAACCtgaatttgaaaacatttacCAAGATTGTGCCAAGTGAGAAAGGAATGGTGATGAGCAATTAATCCTCTCTTGTCCAACAGACTGAAAGAGATCTGTGACGCAAGGGCCCATGACTTAATCAAATATGCATCCTAGGTGCCCAGTAAAGTGCCTACCACAATGCACACAGCTGgtgtttcatatacattttgtTAGCTGAATTAGTTAAGAAAAGCTTAGTTCTTTGTTGTTGGTcaacaaaagataaaattgagtcccccaaaaatgaatattaaaaatctcTTTGGAGAGTCATAATCTATGTGTAAGAAGTGCATCaaattcagaaaagtaaaatacaaagcATAGTTTATAACAAAGTGTTAAGTGTACATGATAAGTACaaaaggaaaaggcagaaaaaggagAGTTCATTGTGAGCTGGCATTGTTAGGGAAAGCTTCACGAAGAAGGAGGGATCTGACATGAGACATAAATCAACTGGAAAGCAGCCAAGCCAGGCATTATTATTCATCATTCGGTGCTGTTGCCTCAAGGCACAATTGGCACAGATTGTGGTATTCCCTCTCCACCATACCAAACTGGCCTGTGCTTTCCCCACGCGCACTCACTCTGACCACTCCTATCAAATCCAATCAAGGCAAAACAGACACTAAATCAATTTCATTTATGTGCGTGTCTGCGCGTACACACGCAAGCAAGCTCGCAACTTTGCCTATTATTGCCCTTCATCAAACTCGGAAACAAAACTGGGCGGGCAGAGAACTGGAGGAGTGGCTGGAGTGGGGAAGCGACTAGAACCTAGTTCCTCAATTAGTTTtcgtaacagaaaaataaagatgaggaCATATCCTCCGGTCTCCAGCGGCAGGCAACACACCGCGACACCCCTCACCTCCTGATGCCGGGGTTCTCCGGCACTCCCCGCTGACTGCCCCTCGCTAAGAAACCGCCGCTCCTAAGCCTGCCCGCCAGCAGCCGCGCGACGCCCCGGCGCCGACCGAGCCCGGGTCCGAGCGACGCCTCCTGCCGGCCGCGGCGGTTTGCTCAGCTCCTAGTCCCGGGCCGCGCCAACTCCGCGCAGCGCAGCTGAGGCGCCGCCCGGCTCTGCAATTCCGGGTGTTCCCGGGCGTCCCCGCCCCTGCCTTCCCCTCAGCAGGCGTCGGGGCGCCCCCAACCCCTGTCCAGCCTCCTCCTGACCGAagacccgccccggcctccctgCAACCCAGAAGTCACTCGCGGCACCTTTCCCTTTAATTCTTCTTTACCTCCTCAGCCCACCTCCCGAGGAGGTCCCACGGGTCTTGAAGGCTTGCAAAACTGAGCCGCGAAGCGCGAGGGAAACGCGGCTGACGCTTCCCGCGGCGGCTGGGAGGAAGGCGAAGACTTGTGCGCTTTCAAAGTTAACGTGAAAATAGCTTCCAAACTTCTGGGCTGCAGCCCGAAACGCAGGGTAGCGGGAAGGCTCCGGCAGCCGCTGTGCCCTCCCCCCGGGTCTGGGAAGGGCTCCTCCGCGTCTCAGAGCACCCGGGGTCGGCCGGCGGGAAAGGCCACATAGACGCACCCCCGCCCTGACGAACTGGGAAGGGGCAGGCGCCGGCGACCCCAACTAAATCCCTCAGCGCCTCGGTCTGATGTATACACCTGCCAGAGGCTCCAAGTGCCTAATAAGTGTAAACCAATTCTTTCCTGATGCTGACAGGATCCGAGTGAATTTGGTACAAAGGGCAGTCTCAAAATCAATCACCCCGATCCGCGACAGCCCAGCACACTCCTGGCGAGGGGCCGGGGCCGCGAGGCCGGCGCTCGCATTCCCCGCTAGCGTCCCTCAGCCCCTCAGCACCCACCCGGAGCCCTTTACCTGAACGAGAGTCTGAGAGAACGGACGACTGGAGCCGGGTCGGAAGCAGCGTCCGCGCCGGGGGTCAGCGCCGAGGGCGGGAGCCGGCGTCTAGGGATCACAGAGCGGCGACGCGGCCAGCCGCGCACGGGCCATTCCGCCGCCGCGAACGCAGAAAGCCTTGACCGCGCTCTGAGTCCAGCCAGCTCGCCTGTCACTTCGATCTCTGCTTTTAGGGCTTCCGGTCGCCGCCTCCCGACGGCCCCGTCGCGGAGGCGGAGCCTGGGCGGTCggagggggatggggtggggtgaggaggccGGGCGCTCAGTGGGTGCCGGGAAGAAGACCCGCCCCCTGCACGCGCGTGCGCGCTCGTTCGAGGAGAGGCTCGCTGGCTGTGTGTGGTGGACTTGTGCTCCCGCGAGGGGGCGTGTCCTTTCTCTGGCCCGCAGGGTCCCTGCGGGTCCGCGTCCGGCTGTGAGGAAGGAAAGCGCGTGCTGCGTGGCGTGGTCTCCACCTGCCTGCGGACAGATAGAGGGTCACTGTGTTCCGAAGAGACCCAGGCACTCTAGGGAGGATGTGAAACGGAACAACCCGTTTCGGTGAGGTTGGCTTTGTTTACTTGCCTCCTCCCCAGACGCCTCCAGCCCCTGATGCCGGAGCACTCTGTGAGGAAGCAAACGGCCGCCTCCGCCACCGCCGCCACCAGACGAGGTCGCTTGCCCCGCGCGGGACAGGCCGGACGGGCTGCGCACCTGCAGGGGCCGACTGTTTCGTGGGCCTCGTACGCCACCTTGCAGAAGGGAAACCTAGCTCCGAGGCTTTAACGTTAGAAGCGCATTTACTTGCGTTTTAAAGCCCACAAACGCCGTAGTGACTAATTTATTCTTTCAGCAAATGTCTGCCAGAGCGCCTATTACGTGCCAGGCATGTAGCCTGGACTTCATTTTTGTCCTCGTGGAGCTTGTAGAGCACTGTGTACTCACCTCTGAAATACACACCACATATGGAATGGCCATATTTTCTGGGCtgtaaaatactttttgaatTGTGACGCCATATATTGAATCGATTTTCAGTGGTGagattttcatttatatgaaaaaaagtgcTGGTAATTCCAGACAGGGAAGTCAGTAAAACTAGAAGCTAAGAGGTAATAATCATAGACGTTATGATTGTAAGCCTTTGTTAAACTGTTCTAAACCAGACTGGGTAAGCACACCAGCAAAGAATAGATTAAGGGTGTTACCTTTTCAGCAGCTTATTTCAAATTGCATCAAGGCCATCAAACTAAAGTGAATGATTTGGGCGGAATTCAGAGGACAATAGGTAAAAGATGAAAATCTtgacttttaaaatcttattgagacaagatcttgctctgtgtCTACTTGTACATAGATTGCCTAGAAACTAATATTTGAGTTTACCATATTACTGTTCGCTTTCTGTTTTTCTAGTTTGTTGTTTATTTACTgtccttttaataatttttaattccaCTGTTTTCCAACAATTAGGTTATTTGTTATACATTCTTCATACTTTTAGTagtatttcagttatttattgcTGTGTTCAAACCACCCCCAAAATACAATGACTTAAAACAATGGCTTTTTTATTTGCTCATGATTCTGAATTCTCTGGCTCAGGAATTCAGTCAGAGCATAGTACAGGTGGCTCATTTCTGCTCCATGATGTCTGGGGCCTGGCTGGAATGGCTCAACTAGGGTCATAAATCTTGGGACTTGAGGATGGACATGGAGTCTCATGACAAAAATGAACGTGAGCATGATGTGGAAAATATGGAGATGGAAGCCACAAGCTAAGGATGCTGGAACAGAAAGAAGGCTGTTACCTACATACCTTGGTTTTTCTCTTCATGGCTTCTCCATGTGGCTAATCTAGGCTTCCTCGCAGCATCATAGTCTTAGAGTTGCAAGAGCGCACATTCCAAAAAGACAAGCCTCAATGTGCAAGCCTTTACCTTTATCATGCTTACTACTGTGtcactggccaaagcaagtcacatggcaaaGCTCAGTATCAGTGTGGGAAGGAACTACACAAGATGGTGAATATTGGGAGGTGTGACATATTAGTAGTTACTTAGATTAGGGACAGACCACCTTAATCCAATCAAAGAATAATTAAAAGTTACTTCCAGGGTATAGCCCAGTTCCAACTTAAAATCTTTCCTCCTCAGGTCCTGAACTCAAAATTTTTACTCATCCAATTCCATACCCACTCTCCTTGAAACAGTTGAAAACTTGGGCTAGTTTCCCAACCTCTCTCCACTATTGCTTTCTGAATGTTAATTGCCTCAAAGGGAAAAATGGCACCAAATTCTGGACTCAAAGTCTTGGATTTAGGCTCTTCAGGCTGCTGAAGTTTTACTGTTCCAGAAAAGTTATCCTCTACAATCTCTACTTCAGATGTGGCTCATCTTTTTTTGAAGGAAGGGTGATAATGTGCCTAGctgaaaaattcattttcctGTATCCCATGCAGTTATGGATGGCCATGGGATACCCTTCTAGACACATGCTTGAGATTTCTAGAAAAGCATTTCCTTTCCTAATATAGAGTCAcccatttcttttgttctttcttctagaATAACAGAATGGAGATgaaatttcatgacaaagatgaaGATGAGTATGACTTGGAAAATATAAAGATAGAAGCCATAAGCTAAGGATGCTGGGGCAGAAAGATAGAAGGAAATTGATTCACTCATGACCTCTTGAAATTGCTGCAGCTGTCCTAGATTGGCTGCCTCTAGATTcaatgtgtttaaaaaataaatcccaatTTCATTAAACTGTTATCTGTTAGGTATAGATGAACACCTTCTTAGCTAATTCATAAACTGTATCTCCTAAGTAATCTTCCTGCTTCTAGGCTCTACCAGTTAGATACTAATGTAagtaggctaggcacagtggctcatgcctataatcccagcactttgggaggctgaggtgggtggaccatgaggtcaggagatcgagatcatcctggctaacacagtaaaaccctgtctctactaaaaatacaaaaaattagctgggcatggtggcatgtgcctgtaatctgagctactcgggagaccgagacaggagaatcacttgaacccaggaggttgcagtgagcaagattgcaccactgcactccagcctgggcgacagagtaagactccgtctcaaaaaaaaaaaagtaatgtgaaTTAGTATGTCAGAAATACGAGAACTGTCACAAAGCAATACAACTTTTGTAACATTTCCTGCTAATTCCATAAATATATCAAACTATTATAAGATTAACAAAcatattaattaaagaaaaacaggaattagaaagaagaaataatgatgCCCATAGTTGAACCTTCTAAAGTCTCATTTTGGCCAAgcagcggctcatacctgtaattccaacacttcaggaggctaaggcaggaggatcagttgagggcagtagttcaagagcagcctgtccaacatggtgagaccctcatctctacgaaaaaaattttaattagctgggcatggtggcatgcgcctctagtccctgctacttggaagctgaggcctaaggattgcttaagcccaggaagtcaaggctgcagtgagctatgatcacaccattgcactccagcctgggcaaaagaacagGACCTGGtctttaaatctcattttaacACATTCATATAGTTACAATCTGTCTTATTTATTCAAGgtatttttctatgttattttACCTAACATTATGTCATGAACAGCTTTCCATgttaatatagtcttttaaacaaATAGCTATTTAATATTCCAcgtaattataatattttttgctTCTCTGGTTCATtcttgttgcacatgtcaatttactttttttcatcGTAACTTATTTACTATGTATCTATTACATTCCAGTAACTGGACTAAATATTATGAGTACACATAGATGAATAAGATGTGGCTCCTCCCAGAACACTCTTCAAAACTACAGAAGACACaagtatataccatatatatatatatggcatatgtatgtatatatattttatatgtgactCTAAGctatttaattatctttattaatttctttttttttttttttttttttgagacagggtcttgctctctcccccaggctggagtgtagtggcgtgatctcaactcactgcaacctccacctccaggttcaattcccctgcctcagccacctgagtagcttggattataggcacaagccaccacactcagctgattttcgtacttttagttgagatgtggttttgccatggtgctggtctcaaactcctggcttcaagcaatccacctcccTGGGCCTACCCagagtgctgagactacaggcatgagccactgtccttggccaaattatctttaaatatgcttaaagaatggaaatattttaattttcaattctttttattgATAATTTCTGTTATTCTTATCTACTGAATTTGCCTTCAGCATGACTGAGCAGTTATCAGTAGAGTACTTACAATGAACACTTTATTAATATAAAAGTCATTCCTTCTTACTTGAATTTCAAGTGACCCAAGGCCtccagttttcattttcattaacagTAAGTGCtatcaaaatgtaaatatcaatattctgttgctttctgttttcatAATTGTTAGTTAATTTCCTAACATCCTTCTTGTGGAAAGAATCATTTTTGGTTACCACATCAGGGAACAGTGAATAACATGACTCACAGCAGAATGAAAAACCTGAGATTTGAAAACAAAAGCGCTATCTTTTAGCTTTGCTATACTAAAAGACAGTAT
This genomic stretch from Callithrix jacchus isolate 240 chromosome 17, calJac240_pri, whole genome shotgun sequence harbors:
- the LOC144579962 gene encoding uncharacterized protein LOC144579962 gives rise to the protein MYTPARGSKCLISVNQFFPDADRIRVNLRPSAPQHPPGALYLNESLRERTTGAGSEAASAPGVSAEGGSRRLGITERRRGQPRTGHSAAANAESLDRALSPASSPVTSISAFRASGRRLPTAPSRRRSLGGRRGMGWGEEAGRSVGAGKKTRPLHARARSFEERLAGCVWWTCAPARGRVLSLARRVPAGPRPAVRKESACCVAWSPPACGQIEGHCVPKRPRHSREDVKRNNPFRITEWR